One Syntrophus gentianae DNA segment encodes these proteins:
- a CDS encoding efflux RND transporter periplasmic adaptor subunit: MTISKPLSFRFPFNLPLKLIWIAAILSVLLPMTGCKKDDKTPPRATPEVSAIQIEPRDTPVSFEFVAQTQSSHSVEIRARVNGFLNRRVYTEGTIVKAGQVLFEMDPKPFQAQLDQSKAALAQQEAALKVAQANLARVKPLTSLNALSQRDLDDATGNAHSTAAAVEQAKAQVETSRLNLSYCTISSPIDGITGAAMQQDGAYISTGNNQLTTVMALSPIWVNFSLSENEMQNYRNQMAKGLLKPPANNSYEVEIILVDGTVFPHTGRITFADPMYSSQTGTFLIRSSVQNPKGILRPNQYVRVRVKGNVRPAAILIPQQAVQSGAKGHFVWIVSPDGTVRPRPVEVGDWYGNNWFINDGLKAGETVVVEGGLALQPDAKVRTKPVTVGSPAHSGDGKPVADTSRSNAPAARN; encoded by the coding sequence ATGACTATTTCGAAGCCACTTTCCTTCCGTTTTCCTTTCAATCTCCCTTTGAAACTGATCTGGATCGCTGCCATCCTATCTGTTTTGTTGCCGATGACCGGATGTAAAAAAGACGATAAGACGCCCCCCCGCGCCACGCCGGAAGTTTCCGCGATCCAGATTGAACCGCGAGATACGCCCGTGAGCTTCGAATTCGTCGCCCAGACCCAGAGTTCCCACTCGGTCGAAATCCGGGCGAGAGTCAACGGGTTTCTCAACAGGCGCGTTTATACGGAAGGAACGATCGTCAAGGCGGGGCAGGTTCTCTTCGAGATGGACCCGAAACCCTTTCAGGCGCAGCTCGACCAGTCCAAGGCCGCCCTTGCCCAACAGGAGGCCGCCCTGAAAGTCGCACAAGCCAATCTTGCCCGCGTCAAACCCCTTACTTCGTTGAATGCGCTGTCGCAGAGAGATCTCGATGATGCCACGGGAAACGCCCATTCGACGGCGGCGGCGGTGGAACAGGCAAAAGCCCAGGTTGAAACGTCAAGACTCAATCTTTCGTACTGCACGATTTCCTCGCCCATTGACGGCATTACCGGCGCCGCCATGCAGCAGGACGGCGCCTATATCAGCACGGGGAACAACCAGCTCACGACCGTTATGGCTCTTTCCCCGATCTGGGTCAACTTCAGTCTTTCGGAAAATGAGATGCAGAATTACCGCAATCAGATGGCCAAAGGGCTGTTGAAGCCCCCTGCAAACAACAGTTACGAGGTTGAAATCATCCTCGTCGACGGAACGGTCTTTCCCCATACGGGACGGATTACCTTTGCCGATCCGATGTACAGCTCCCAGACAGGCACTTTTCTGATCCGTTCCAGCGTTCAGAATCCCAAGGGAATTCTCCGGCCCAACCAGTATGTGCGGGTGCGTGTGAAAGGAAACGTCCGGCCTGCAGCCATCCTGATCCCCCAGCAGGCTGTCCAGTCGGGCGCCAAGGGGCACTTTGTCTGGATCGTCAGCCCCGACGGCACGGTTCGGCCCCGCCCGGTGGAAGTGGGTGATTGGTATGGGAACAACTGGTTCATCAACGATGGATTGAAGGCCGGTGAGACGGTTGTTGTCGAGGGGGGATTGGCCCTGCAGCCGGACGCCAAAGTCCGGACGAAGCCCGTTACCGTGGGATCCCCTGCACATTCGGGAGACGGAAAACCGGTCGCAGACACCTCCCGGAGTAACGCTCCTGCAGCCCGGAACTAG
- a CDS encoding DUF3300 domain-containing protein, whose amino-acid sequence MRTIFWKRFSWIGVILLLAGGITATAAQGASPKAFSQEQLDSLLAPVALYPDSLLTQILMASTYPLEVVKAYNWTKQNKDLKGNALTVALEKQSWDPSVKSLVNFPSILQMMNDQIDWTQKLGDAFLAQRKDVMDTVQRLRAKAYAQGNLKSTKEQKVVSDPATQTIIIESANPQVVYVPAYNPVVVFGVWWYPAFPPYVFPPPYPPPPPPPPPPPPPPPPGPPGPPGPQPPKPPPDHHAGPAPGPSPAPGPAPAPHPTPVPGPPSGHAPVSYASGVPKGSAWGYAWGHSDWRTGNVDVDVNRNANINSNIDRSKYAQQYQSRGQVNSAGKGAWQHDPDHRQGVAYRDSATAQRYGQQTGSPSPIRSSARGYEAAPGSGGSPMSSVDRAGGREPGGEGRESIFSGAGNGMFERNASERGLMSRGGGGRGFRR is encoded by the coding sequence ATGCGAACAATTTTTTGGAAACGGTTCAGCTGGATTGGAGTGATCCTGCTCCTGGCGGGCGGAATAACGGCGACTGCCGCCCAGGGGGCGTCACCAAAGGCGTTTTCCCAGGAACAGCTGGATTCGCTTCTCGCCCCGGTGGCCTTGTATCCAGATTCTCTCCTGACCCAGATTCTCATGGCCTCCACGTATCCGTTGGAAGTCGTGAAGGCTTACAACTGGACAAAGCAGAATAAGGATTTGAAGGGCAATGCTTTAACGGTGGCGCTGGAAAAGCAGAGTTGGGATCCCAGTGTCAAGTCGCTGGTGAATTTTCCCTCGATTCTGCAGATGATGAATGACCAGATCGACTGGACGCAGAAGCTGGGGGATGCCTTTCTGGCGCAGAGGAAGGATGTCATGGACACCGTCCAGAGGCTCCGGGCAAAGGCTTATGCCCAGGGGAATCTGAAGTCGACGAAAGAGCAGAAGGTGGTTTCCGATCCGGCAACACAGACCATCATCATCGAGTCGGCGAATCCCCAGGTCGTTTATGTGCCGGCCTATAATCCGGTGGTTGTCTTCGGCGTGTGGTGGTACCCGGCCTTTCCGCCCTATGTCTTTCCTCCACCTTACCCGCCTCCTCCTCCACCGCCCCCTCCTCCACCCCCTCCGCCACCACCGGGTCCTCCGGGACCTCCTGGGCCTCAACCACCCAAACCGCCCCCCGACCATCATGCCGGTCCGGCCCCTGGTCCATCTCCAGCGCCTGGCCCTGCCCCGGCTCCCCATCCCACACCGGTGCCAGGGCCGCCTTCAGGACATGCGCCCGTTTCTTATGCTTCGGGTGTCCCAAAGGGTTCGGCATGGGGTTATGCCTGGGGGCATTCCGACTGGCGGACAGGCAACGTGGACGTCGACGTCAACAGGAACGCCAACATAAACTCGAATATCGACCGCTCAAAATATGCTCAGCAATATCAGAGCAGAGGGCAGGTCAACTCGGCCGGAAAAGGAGCGTGGCAGCACGATCCCGATCACCGGCAGGGCGTTGCTTACCGCGACAGTGCCACCGCCCAGCGGTACGGACAGCAGACGGGAAGTCCAAGCCCGATCCGCAGTTCAGCACGTGGGTATGAAGCGGCCCCTGGAAGTGGAGGAAGCCCGATGTCAAGTGTCGACAGGGCTGGAGGAAGGGAACCCGGCGGCGAAGGAAGGGAAAGCATCTTCAGTGGTGCAGGCAATGGGATGTTTGAGCGGAACGCGAGTGAACGCGGTTTGATGAGCCGTGGTGGCGGCGGCCGAGGATTCCGAAGGTGA
- a CDS encoding DUF2950 domain-containing protein: MALRMMDQNRIFLSLIGFLLISGAVFLTSSALYAQPDRSVKTFSAPEKAVKAFVEALKAGEQQDLSALFGPQSVSQLSSGDAVLDRADKEAFLNAYGARNFLEKKGRNRAVLHVGEDDWSFPIPIVKKGKAWTFDFEEGREELLNRRIGRNELRVLQTLEAYVVAQREYIARDWMGSGVHAFAKRLLSSPGKKDGLYWPVKEGEEESPLGPLAAMANREGYKGNTTAPAPFQGYYFRILTAQGENAPGGAYDYVVKENMILGFGLIAYPAKYGSSGVMTFLVNQQGAVYQKDLGKNTAEEAAAIRAYDPDRTWRKVEGTTGGNKASSLKLK, encoded by the coding sequence ATGGCATTACGGATGATGGATCAAAACAGGATATTCCTGTCTCTGATTGGTTTCCTTCTGATTTCTGGCGCGGTCTTCCTGACTTCCAGCGCATTATACGCTCAGCCGGATCGGAGCGTGAAAACCTTTTCCGCTCCCGAGAAAGCGGTCAAGGCGTTTGTCGAGGCCCTGAAAGCCGGTGAACAGCAAGATTTGTCCGCACTTTTCGGGCCGCAGTCGGTCTCTCAACTCTCATCGGGAGATGCGGTACTCGACCGGGCCGATAAGGAGGCCTTTCTTAACGCCTATGGGGCCAGGAACTTTCTGGAAAAGAAAGGCCGCAACCGGGCTGTACTCCATGTGGGAGAAGACGACTGGTCCTTTCCCATTCCGATTGTAAAAAAGGGGAAAGCCTGGACCTTTGATTTCGAGGAAGGCAGGGAAGAACTCCTCAATCGCCGGATCGGCAGAAACGAATTACGCGTTCTTCAAACCTTGGAGGCCTATGTCGTGGCACAGCGCGAGTATATCGCCAGAGATTGGATGGGCAGTGGGGTTCACGCCTTTGCTAAGAGGCTCCTGAGCAGCCCCGGGAAAAAAGACGGCCTTTACTGGCCTGTTAAGGAGGGAGAGGAGGAAAGTCCCCTTGGGCCTCTGGCTGCGATGGCCAACCGGGAGGGATACAAAGGAAACACGACCGCACCTGCCCCCTTTCAGGGATACTATTTCCGGATTCTTACGGCTCAGGGGGAAAACGCACCGGGGGGAGCCTACGATTATGTGGTCAAGGAGAACATGATCCTCGGATTCGGCCTGATTGCCTATCCGGCAAAGTATGGCTCTTCGGGAGTCATGACCTTTCTCGTGAATCAGCAGGGTGCCGTTTATCAGAAGGATCTCGGGAAAAACACGGCAGAAGAGGCGGCAGCCATTCGGGCGTACGATCCGGATAGGACCTGGCGCAAGGTCGAAGGGACAACAGGGGGAAACAAAGCATCATCCTTGAAGCTGAAATGA
- the ydiK gene encoding AI-2E family transporter YdiK, with protein sequence MTLNKSSTSDLTRVVLQILWIVILIVACFWILRPFLLSLIWAIMIVLATWPFMLKVEAWLWNKRGLAVAAMTAAMLILFILPCTLAIMAIIDNADSIAAGVKSLSQQALPALPGWLSGIPIAGPKLAAAWESVRTGPEGVSARLAPYAGKLLTWFLSQAGSIGIIALQFLLTVIIAAILYASGERASTAVVRFAYRLGGDRGEEAALLAAKTVRGVALGVVGTALVQSLLGGVGLAVSGVPAAAVLTAVMFMLCIAQLGPSLVLVPSVIWLYWSDSTVWGTVLLVFTVLASTLDNLIRPILIKKGANLPLLLIFAGVIGGLASFGIVGLFIGPVVLSVTYRLLEEWVGETDAGPTP encoded by the coding sequence ATGACCCTGAATAAATCTTCAACCTCGGATCTGACCCGTGTCGTACTGCAGATTCTATGGATCGTTATCCTGATTGTCGCATGCTTCTGGATTCTGAGGCCATTCCTGCTGTCGCTTATCTGGGCGATCATGATCGTATTGGCCACCTGGCCGTTCATGCTGAAAGTGGAGGCATGGCTGTGGAACAAGCGGGGGCTTGCCGTTGCCGCCATGACGGCTGCGATGCTGATCCTCTTCATCCTCCCCTGCACTCTGGCCATCATGGCCATCATCGATAACGCGGACAGCATCGCTGCCGGGGTAAAGTCCCTCTCGCAGCAGGCGTTGCCGGCCCTGCCCGGCTGGTTGTCCGGGATTCCCATTGCAGGACCGAAGCTGGCCGCTGCGTGGGAGAGCGTCAGAACGGGGCCGGAGGGGGTATCGGCACGTCTGGCCCCCTATGCCGGAAAATTGTTGACCTGGTTCCTGTCGCAGGCGGGAAGCATCGGGATCATCGCGCTGCAGTTTCTCCTCACGGTGATCATCGCCGCGATTCTCTACGCCAGTGGAGAGAGGGCTTCGACGGCTGTTGTCCGCTTTGCGTATCGGCTGGGAGGGGATCGCGGGGAGGAGGCCGCTCTGCTGGCGGCAAAAACCGTCCGGGGGGTTGCACTCGGTGTGGTCGGTACGGCCCTGGTGCAGTCGCTCCTGGGCGGCGTCGGCCTGGCCGTCTCCGGAGTGCCGGCCGCCGCGGTGTTGACGGCGGTCATGTTCATGCTCTGCATCGCCCAACTCGGCCCGAGTCTCGTCCTGGTTCCTTCGGTGATCTGGCTTTACTGGAGCGATTCTACGGTCTGGGGGACGGTTTTACTCGTTTTTACGGTATTGGCCAGCACGCTTGACAATCTCATTCGCCCGATTCTCATCAAGAAAGGTGCCAATCTGCCGTTGCTCCTGATCTTTGCCGGCGTCATCGGCGGCCTTGCCTCCTTCGGCATCGTCGGGCTTTTTATCGGTCCGGTGGTGCTTTCCGTTACCTACAGGCTCCTTGAAGAATGGGTGGGCGAAACGGATGCGGGGCCAACTCCTTAA
- a CDS encoding SF1B family DNA helicase RecD2 — MVDLQGHIERVTFINEENGYTVARVKVPGRREPVTVVGGMMNPMPGEKVRMKGEWTNHPRFGEQFRIVFCESSVPATVYGIEKYLGSGLIKGIGPVMARRMVERFGEATLEIIESESSRLLEVEGIGEKRVAMILKAWEEQREIRAIMLFLQSHGVSASYASRIFRQYGNAAVKVLQENPYRLATDIFGVGFLTADRIAEKMGFARDSRLRAEAGILFVLHELADEGHVLYPAELLIRKCQEILEIDPEIIAAALEAAAGERRIVIEEGLAFPEAQPELIRDRAVYLAKYHLSETQAAARLKTLLTTPSALRPIDGEKTLVWVQEKLSLRLADNQIEAIRAAVSNKVLVITGGPGTGKTTIINAILRIFSASGAKILLAAPTGRATKRMSEATGREAKTIHRLLEYSPQKGGFQKDETSPLDCQVLIVDEASMIDVILMHHLLKAIPASATFILVGDGDQLPSVGAGSVLTDVMKSRRIPVVELREIFRQARESSIVLNAHRINRGEIPRLLSTQDGLDDFYFVEQEDPEKVLELIVRLVTERIPQRFGLDPLEDIQVLTPMHRGLVGAGNLNSVLQKALNPGEEGLQRGGRFYRVGDKVMQIRNNYDREVYNGDIGRIVRLDSELQEATLTFDGREVVYDYGDLEEIVLSYAVSVHKSQGAEYPAVVLPLLMQHYLLLQRNLLYTAVTRGKKLVVIVGTKKALAIAVRNDKTRQRFSLLSQRLRMP, encoded by the coding sequence ATGGTTGACCTTCAGGGGCATATCGAGCGCGTCACGTTCATCAACGAGGAAAATGGCTATACCGTTGCCCGCGTGAAAGTTCCCGGCCGCCGGGAGCCGGTGACCGTCGTGGGCGGCATGATGAACCCCATGCCGGGTGAAAAAGTCCGGATGAAAGGGGAATGGACGAACCATCCCCGATTCGGCGAACAGTTCCGCATCGTTTTCTGCGAGTCCTCCGTGCCGGCAACGGTCTACGGCATCGAGAAATATCTCGGGTCGGGGCTGATCAAGGGGATCGGACCCGTCATGGCCCGGCGGATGGTGGAGAGATTCGGCGAAGCGACCCTGGAGATCATTGAGTCCGAAAGCTCCCGCCTTCTTGAGGTGGAGGGAATCGGAGAAAAAAGGGTGGCCATGATCCTCAAGGCCTGGGAGGAACAGCGGGAAATCCGGGCCATCATGCTTTTTCTGCAGTCCCATGGGGTCAGCGCCTCCTATGCCTCCCGGATATTCCGGCAGTACGGCAATGCCGCCGTTAAAGTGCTTCAGGAAAATCCCTACCGTCTGGCCACGGACATCTTCGGCGTCGGTTTCCTCACCGCCGACCGGATTGCCGAAAAAATGGGCTTTGCCCGCGATTCCCGTCTGCGGGCGGAAGCGGGGATTCTCTTCGTCCTCCATGAGCTGGCCGATGAGGGCCATGTCCTCTATCCCGCCGAACTCCTGATCCGTAAGTGTCAGGAAATCCTGGAGATCGATCCGGAAATCATCGCTGCGGCCCTTGAAGCGGCCGCCGGGGAGCGCCGGATCGTCATCGAGGAGGGACTGGCTTTCCCCGAGGCGCAACCGGAGTTGATCAGGGATCGGGCCGTTTATCTGGCCAAGTATCACCTTTCCGAAACGCAGGCCGCCGCCCGGCTGAAAACGCTGCTGACCACCCCCTCGGCGCTTCGGCCGATCGATGGGGAGAAGACCCTGGTCTGGGTGCAGGAAAAACTATCTCTCCGTCTTGCGGATAACCAGATCGAAGCGATTCGCGCTGCCGTTTCAAACAAGGTCCTGGTCATTACCGGCGGGCCGGGGACGGGGAAAACCACGATCATCAACGCCATCCTCCGTATTTTCTCCGCCTCCGGGGCAAAGATCCTGCTGGCGGCGCCTACGGGACGGGCAACCAAACGGATGAGTGAGGCCACGGGCCGGGAGGCGAAGACGATTCATCGCCTGCTGGAATACAGCCCGCAGAAAGGCGGCTTTCAGAAAGACGAGACGTCTCCCCTGGACTGCCAGGTGCTTATTGTCGACGAGGCCTCCATGATCGACGTGATCCTGATGCACCACCTCCTCAAGGCGATTCCGGCCTCGGCGACATTTATCCTGGTGGGGGACGGAGATCAGCTCCCTTCCGTGGGGGCGGGGAGCGTCCTGACCGATGTGATGAAATCGCGCCGCATTCCGGTTGTTGAACTGCGGGAGATCTTCCGCCAGGCCAGGGAAAGCTCGATTGTCCTCAATGCGCACCGGATCAACCGGGGAGAGATTCCCCGCCTTCTATCCACCCAGGACGGGCTGGACGATTTCTATTTTGTGGAGCAGGAGGACCCGGAGAAGGTCCTGGAGCTGATTGTCCGTCTGGTAACGGAGCGTATTCCCCAGCGCTTCGGCCTCGACCCCCTGGAGGATATCCAGGTCCTGACCCCCATGCACCGGGGGCTCGTGGGGGCGGGAAACCTGAACAGCGTTTTACAGAAGGCGCTGAATCCGGGAGAGGAGGGCCTGCAGCGAGGAGGGCGTTTTTACCGCGTCGGGGACAAAGTGATGCAGATCCGCAACAATTACGACCGGGAGGTCTATAACGGCGATATCGGACGGATCGTCCGGCTGGACAGTGAACTACAGGAGGCCACCCTGACCTTTGACGGCCGTGAGGTCGTCTACGATTACGGCGATCTGGAGGAGATTGTCCTGTCCTACGCCGTTTCGGTGCACAAATCCCAGGGGGCCGAGTATCCCGCGGTGGTCCTGCCGCTGCTCATGCAGCATTATCTGCTTCTCCAGCGGAACCTTCTCTATACGGCGGTGACGCGGGGAAAGAAACTGGTGGTGATCGTGGGAACAAAAAAAGCCCTGGCCATCGCCGTCCGCAACGACAAAACACGGCAGCGCTTTTCCCTTCTCAGTCAGCGCTTACGGATGCCCTGA
- a CDS encoding PAS domain-containing hybrid sensor histidine kinase/response regulator, translating into MHDPSGTNRELLEENDALRRKIKELEFSEAERRRALGELDVIKCRLSRAEIISRSGNWEFDLKLKRVFASEGARKIYGISEREWTIPEVQKVPLPEYRGLLDQALLELVQKGRPYDVEFKIRRPDTGEIADIHSVAEYDPHRKVVFGILQDITERKRAEEELRWKTALLEAQVNTSIDGILVVDGNHKRILSNRQFVELWNIPEYLIHEADDATLLSHVVSMLKDPGEFLEKVGYLYEHPHETSQDEIEFKSGKVLDRYSAPVADEKGHSYGRIWVFRDITERKQAEEALMSKNQQLLDIINFLPDATLVIDRKNRVIAWNKAMETMTGVKAEEMLGKDHYEYAIPFYGERRPILVDMALGPVKMKDSHYTALRQAGSILFGEAYAPALPAGEVFLSATASVLRNSRGEAIAAIECIRDITEHKRIEARLNRAEKMEALGTLAGGVAHDLNNVLGVLVGYSELLVEKLQQKDPLKNYAQHILKSSERGASIIQDLLTMARRGVSVSDVVNLNKVVTDYLESPEHEKLQSYHEKIRVKVELADDLLNIKGSPVHLGKTVMNLVSNAAEAIPGAGTISIRTENRYLDYAIDGYDNLQEGDYALLSVSDTGVGIPAKDIGKIFEPFYTKKVMGRSGTGLGLAVVWGTMKDHHGYIDVKSGEGAGSTFTLYFPVTREGLLREREKRDIASYKGRGESILVIDDMEFQRELADNLLTNLNYEVHTVSSGEEAVSYLRTHQADLLLLDMIMDPGIDGLETFRRIREIKPDQKAVIVSGFAETERVGKAQELGAGEYVRKPYSLERIGLAIRRELDRK; encoded by the coding sequence ATGCACGATCCATCGGGAACAAATCGGGAACTGCTCGAAGAAAATGACGCTTTAAGGCGGAAAATCAAAGAGCTGGAGTTCTCGGAAGCCGAACGCAGACGGGCTTTGGGAGAACTGGACGTCATCAAATGCCGCCTGTCCAGGGCAGAGATCATTTCCCGATCAGGCAATTGGGAGTTCGATCTGAAGTTGAAGCGCGTATTTGCCTCGGAAGGAGCGCGAAAGATCTACGGGATCAGCGAGCGGGAATGGACAATTCCGGAAGTGCAGAAGGTCCCTCTTCCGGAATACAGAGGCTTACTCGATCAAGCTCTCCTAGAGCTGGTTCAAAAGGGCCGTCCGTACGATGTCGAATTTAAAATTCGCCGTCCCGATACCGGCGAGATTGCCGATATCCACTCCGTTGCAGAATATGATCCCCATAGGAAAGTGGTCTTCGGTATTCTTCAGGACATCACCGAGCGCAAAAGGGCAGAGGAGGAGTTGCGCTGGAAAACGGCCTTGCTCGAAGCACAGGTAAACACTTCCATTGACGGCATCCTGGTGGTCGATGGAAATCACAAAAGGATTCTCAGCAATAGACAGTTCGTCGAATTGTGGAATATTCCCGAGTATCTGATTCATGAAGCGGACGATGCGACGCTCCTGAGTCATGTCGTCAGTATGCTCAAAGATCCTGGGGAATTTCTGGAAAAGGTCGGGTACCTTTACGAACATCCTCATGAGACCAGCCAGGACGAAATTGAATTCAAAAGCGGCAAGGTTCTGGATCGATATTCGGCTCCTGTTGCCGATGAGAAGGGACACTCCTATGGGAGGATCTGGGTGTTCCGTGATATTACGGAGCGCAAGCAGGCAGAAGAAGCCTTGATGTCCAAAAACCAGCAGTTGCTGGATATTATCAATTTCCTTCCTGACGCGACTCTGGTCATCGACAGGAAAAATAGAGTGATTGCCTGGAACAAGGCGATGGAGACGATGACAGGGGTGAAAGCGGAAGAAATGCTCGGGAAGGATCACTATGAATACGCCATCCCTTTCTACGGGGAGAGGCGGCCCATCCTCGTCGACATGGCCCTTGGTCCGGTAAAAATGAAGGACAGCCATTACACGGCCCTTCGGCAGGCAGGCAGCATCCTTTTCGGAGAAGCCTATGCCCCGGCCCTTCCTGCCGGCGAAGTTTTCTTATCCGCGACAGCATCCGTTTTGCGCAATTCCAGGGGAGAGGCCATCGCCGCCATAGAATGCATCCGTGATATCACGGAACATAAGAGGATCGAGGCCCGTCTGAATCGAGCGGAAAAGATGGAAGCGCTGGGAACGCTTGCCGGAGGTGTGGCCCATGACCTGAATAATGTCCTCGGTGTGCTCGTTGGATACTCGGAGCTGTTGGTGGAAAAACTGCAGCAGAAGGACCCTCTGAAAAATTATGCGCAACATATTCTGAAATCCAGTGAAAGGGGGGCATCCATCATTCAGGACCTGTTGACGATGGCAAGACGGGGTGTGTCCGTTTCGGATGTTGTCAACCTCAATAAGGTCGTCACGGATTATCTGGAGTCTCCGGAGCATGAGAAACTTCAGTCCTATCACGAGAAGATCCGGGTCAAGGTGGAGCTTGCCGATGATCTATTAAATATCAAGGGATCGCCGGTCCACCTGGGCAAGACCGTCATGAATCTCGTTTCCAACGCCGCAGAGGCCATTCCCGGCGCGGGAACGATATCGATCAGAACGGAGAACCGTTATCTGGATTATGCGATCGACGGATATGATAATCTGCAGGAAGGCGATTATGCCCTTCTATCCGTTTCCGATACGGGAGTTGGAATACCGGCGAAAGACATCGGGAAGATCTTTGAGCCGTTCTATACGAAGAAGGTCATGGGACGCAGTGGGACGGGCCTGGGATTGGCCGTTGTCTGGGGAACCATGAAGGATCATCACGGATATATTGATGTAAAAAGCGGTGAAGGTGCAGGAAGCACGTTTACGCTTTATTTCCCTGTAACTCGGGAGGGATTGTTAAGGGAAAGAGAGAAAAGGGATATTGCTTCGTATAAGGGGCGGGGCGAGTCCATTCTCGTCATTGACGATATGGAGTTTCAACGGGAGCTTGCCGATAATCTACTGACAAATTTAAATTATGAGGTCCATACCGTTTCCAGTGGAGAAGAGGCCGTTTCCTACCTCAGAACCCATCAGGCGGACCTGTTGCTGCTGGATATGATCATGGACCCGGGCATTGACGGATTGGAGACTTTCAGAAGAATACGTGAGATAAAACCCGACCAGAAGGCCGTTATCGTGAGTGGTTTTGCAGAAACCGAGCGGGTCGGAAAGGCTCAGGAACTCGGTGCGGGTGAGTATGTCAGAAAACCCTACAGTTTGGAAAGGATCGGCCTGGCCATAAGGAGGGAACTTGACCGGAAATAG
- a CDS encoding calcium-binding protein: MANITFHVPYDTRDFEIADPYTESYKVVMTSSKITVYWDSAHEYKTIFYGSFHISGEDVDGTVTKVEDYREGAKVYTASNLNYDVDTFLSYAAAGNARGFLTDVLKYNDAVTGSSGSDYLESFAGNDTIYGMGGNDKLYGGTGNDILDGGAGNDYMEGGAGNDTYYINSTGDSVYEAAGAGTDRVYASVSDTLDANVENLYLSGTAANGTGNTLNNSIQGTGNVNNLYGLAGNDTIYGMGGNDKLYGDTGNDTLDGGVGNDYMAGGAGNDTYYINSTGDSVYEAAGAGTDRAYASVSDTLDANVENLYLSGTAANGNGNTLNNIIQGTSKVNILSGLAGNDSLYGLVGNDTLKGGSGNDKIYGGTGNDVLYGGAGNDIVKGGAGQDRFVFLESGATNKDSISGFSHTDDTIVLKDILDGLDNDSIRGLSFNVSDVLTTTHYFEGAGKTGSGVHDASGIYNDTATGNIYYNPTGSTAGDSVLICTVGVSTAASLSNTDFVYSA; the protein is encoded by the coding sequence ATGGCAAACATCACCTTTCATGTTCCTTACGATACAAGGGATTTCGAAATAGCGGACCCGTATACGGAATCATACAAGGTCGTTATGACCTCGTCCAAGATTACGGTCTACTGGGATTCTGCCCACGAATACAAGACCATATTTTATGGTTCTTTCCATATATCCGGTGAAGATGTAGACGGAACTGTGACGAAGGTCGAAGATTACCGTGAGGGTGCAAAGGTTTACACCGCCAGCAATCTTAATTATGATGTTGATACCTTCCTGAGTTACGCCGCAGCGGGGAACGCAAGAGGTTTTCTGACAGACGTCCTGAAGTACAATGATGCGGTCACGGGCTCATCCGGCTCCGATTACCTGGAATCCTTTGCCGGAAACGACACCATCTACGGAATGGGCGGCAACGATAAGCTGTATGGCGGCACCGGCAATGACATACTCGATGGCGGCGCCGGAAATGATTATATGGAGGGCGGGGCCGGCAACGACACCTACTATATCAACAGCACGGGAGATTCCGTCTATGAGGCTGCGGGCGCCGGGACTGATAGAGTCTATGCCTCTGTCAGCGATACCCTGGATGCCAATGTGGAAAATCTTTACCTTTCCGGCACGGCGGCCAATGGAACCGGCAATACACTGAACAATAGCATCCAAGGCACCGGCAATGTCAACAACCTCTATGGGCTTGCCGGAAACGACACCATCTACGGAATGGGCGGCAACGATAAGCTGTATGGCGACACCGGAAATGACACCCTTGATGGCGGCGTTGGAAATGATTATATGGCGGGCGGGGCCGGCAACGACACCTATTATATCAACAGCACGGGAGACTCCGTCTATGAGGCTGCGGGCGCCGGGACTGATAGAGCCTATGCCTCTGTCAGCGATACCCTGGATGCCAATGTGGAAAATCTTTACCTTTCCGGCACAGCGGCCAATGGAAACGGCAATACCCTGAACAATATCATCCAAGGCACCAGCAAAGTAAACATCCTGTCTGGGCTTGCCGGCAACGATTCCCTTTACGGACTGGTCGGCAACGATACCCTCAAGGGCGGCAGTGGCAATGATAAGATTTATGGCGGCACCGGCAATGATGTCCTGTACGGCGGCGCCGGCAATGACATAGTAAAAGGCGGGGCAGGTCAGGACCGATTCGTGTTTTTAGAATCCGGCGCAACCAATAAAGACAGTATCAGCGGCTTTTCGCACACGGACGATACGATCGTGCTGAAGGACATTCTGGACGGTTTGGATAATGATTCAATACGGGGTCTTTCTTTTAATGTAAGTGATGTGCTGACGACCACCCATTATTTCGAAGGAGCCGGAAAAACGGGCAGCGGTGTTCACGATGCCAGTGGCATTTACAACGATACGGCGACCGGTAACATCTATTACAATCCCACGGGCAGTACCGCTGGAGATTCCGTTTTGATCTGCACCGTAGGCGTCTCAACGGCCGCTTCGTTGAGTAATACGGACTTTGTCTACTCTGCTTGA